The Acidimicrobiales bacterium DNA segment CGGGTCGTCGAAGCGATGGTTGTGATCGGTGACGTAGACGTTCGGAGCCATCGTGATGTCGTCGCCGACGTCGATGCCGACGCGTGACACGAAGAACGACCCGCGCCCGATCGAGCAGCGATCGCCGAAGCGCAGCGCCCAGTCCTTGCCGTCCAGCTTCGGTCCGAGGTCCTCGCCGTAGAGGCCCGCCGACATGGTCACGTGCGGCCCGATGAGCGTGTCGGTGCCGATACGGATGAAGCGCTCGCCGAAGATGGCGCCGGGCGGGAACACGAGCGCGCTGCCGTCGCCGAAAGCGGCGAATTTCTTGGCGGTGCGGTCGTTCGGGCCCACCGTGCCGGCGCGTTCAGCCCAGCGCGCCAGGCGATACAGCGCGTCGGCGAGGCCGGGCTTACGCAGTGGCGTCGTTGGCGGCGTTGGCCAGCGCCACGAATTCGTCGAGCTCGTCGCTCGTCAGCACGCTCAGCGCCTTGGCGAACGCGGCGTTGGTCTCGTCTTCGGCCGCGTTCCAGTCGGCCGCGATCTCGGCCGAGCTTTCGGTCGGGTCGCCCCAGCCGAACATGGGGACCATGTGCGGCTGGCGGTGGCGCAGTGCGTCCTCGGGGGCGATGCCCTGTCCCAGGATCGCTTGGGCGTGGATGGCGAAGCGCAGCTCGCGCAGCGAGTTCATGTGGAACACGGCCGCCGCCTTGGCGGTGTCGGGCGGTGTCATACGGCGCCATCCCTCGAAGATCGGGGCGTTGAACCCATCGGCGTTGGCCGACACCTTGTGGGCCAGCTCGGCGAGGCGGGCGCAGTCGACGTCGTCGGGCAGGTGCTCTTCGCCCCAGCGCGCCGCGGTCTGCATGAACTCGAGGGCGGCCTGGGCGCGGGGCATCACGTCGGCGCCACCCTCCCAGTTCGTCTTGACGTTGTCGGGGTGGAAGAACACGAACGCTTCGGTGACGACTTCGGAGTCGACGTCACCCAGCACGCCGCCGCGCCCTGCCGCGTAGAACGACGCGCCAGGGAACCCGATCGAGGCGCCGTACATGTAGGTGGCGGCGTCGAGCATGAACCGGCTGGTGAGGTCGCGCACGGCGTCGGCGGAGGCGACGGCCGCTTCTTCGGGAGTCATAAAACCGACCATAGCGATTAGCTTGCGACGCATGATCGTTGTCTCCGGTGTCCTCAAGATGAATCCCGACAAGCACGACGAGTTCGCCGAGGCGGCGCTCAAGATGGCGGCGGCGTCCAACGCCGAGGAGGGCGTGGTGGCCTACGGGTTCTACGCCGATCCGGGCGAGCGCGGCACGTTCCGGGTCTTCGAGGAGTACGTCGACGCCGACGCCCTCACGAGCCACTTCACCTCGCCCCACATGGCCGAGTTCATGGGTGCGCTCGGTGGCTGCGGTATCACCGAGTCGTCGATTCACAAGTACGACGTGATCGAGAAGTCCAACCTGATGTAACGCCGCGCCCGTTAGGGCCGCGTTAGTTCGCGGCCCGCGGGCGTTTGGATCGCGTTAGGCCGCTGGTCCGGTCCCCCACGGTGGGCGTACATCGGAGATGTGCGTACTTCGGACTCGATCCTCGGCGTGGCCGCCGGCGCGCTGGCGACCTTCGTCCTGAGCGTCGCGCTCGTCGGCCTGCGGGGCGAGCTGGCGCCCGAGATCATCGTGTTGCTGCTGGCGCTCATGGTCGTCGTCGTCGGCCGCATGACCGACCGGGTCGCCTCCACGCTGTCGGCGTTCGTGGCCGCCACGTCGTTCGACTTCTTCTTCACCAAGCCGTACCTCACGCTGCGCATCGCCAACGCCAAAGACATCGAGGCGACGATCGTGCTGCTGGCCGTCGCCGCGGTCGCCGGCGGAACGACGGCGCGCACCCGGCGCGAGAAGCGCATCGCGCTGAGCCACGACATGGACGTCGACGCCATCCGGCGTGTGCTCGACGTCGCCGGTGAGCGTTCCGTCGAAGACGTCGAGCTGGCCGTGCGCGCCGAGTTGCTCAAGCTCCTCGACCTGTCGGACTGCTCGTTCACCACGGCGCCCGTCGCCGTTCCCGAACTCGGTGCCACCGGGGGGCTGCCGCACACCTCACGGCTGGTCCACCGCCGCGAGGGTTTCCAGCTGCCCCAATCCGGCGTCGCCATCCCCGTCACCGCCGCGGGCGAGCGCGTGGGCGCGCTCGTCTGCACCCCGATCCCGGACGTCGGCGTCGATCTCCCGCGCCGACGCACCGCCGTGGCGCTGGCTCACATCCTCGGCCTGGCCATCGTGGCCGGCGCCGGTTCCTCCCCATCAAGAAAGGCATCCAATGGCTGACGTCGTGTTCATCCTGGTCACGGCCGTCTTCTTCGGACTTTGCGTTGCGTATGTCCGAGGGCTCGACCGGCTCGTACGCACGAGCGAAGAGGGCGAAGCAGCGATGGAGGCGACCCAGTGATCGCCGTCCAGTCGCTCACCGTCGACAACATCATCGGCCTCGTCATCGCGCTGGTGCTGGTCGTGTACCTAATCGTCGCGCTGATCATCCCGGAGAAGTTCTGACATGTCCGGGGCAAGTTGGCTGCAATTCATCGTCTTCATCGCGGTGCTCGTCGCCACCGCGGTGCCGCTCGGCCTCTACATGGCCAAGGTCTACGGCGACGACGAGAAGGCGCCGCTCGACCGCGTCTTCCATCCGATCGAGAAGGTCATCTACCGCGTGTGCCGCGTCGACGAGACGCGTGAGCAGCGCTGGACCGTCTACACCTACTCCTTCCTGGCCTTCAGCGTGTTCTCGTGGGCGATCGTCTACGCCCTGGAGCGACTCCAGGGGCACCTGCCGCTGAACCCCGTCGGCATTCCGGGCGTGGTGCCGCACCTGGCGTTCAACACCGCCGTCAGCTTCATGACCAACACGAACTGGCAGAGCTACGCCGGTGAGGCGACGATGAGCCACCTCACCCAGATGGTCGGCCTGTCGGTGCAGAACTTCGTGTCGGCGGCCGCGGGCATGGCCACGCTCGCCGCGCTCATCCGCGGCCTGTCACGCCGGCGGGCGAGCACGATCGGCAACTTCTGGGTCGACCTCGTGCGCTCGACGGTGCGGATCCTCATTCCGCTGTCGTTCGTAGTGGCCGTCTTCTTCGTGAGCCAGGGCGTCATCCAGAACTTCCACGGCTTCACCACTGCCCACACCGTCCAGGGCGCGCACCAGCAGTTGATCCCCGGCGGCCCCGCCGCGAGCCAGGTGGCGATCAAGCAGCTCGGCACCAACGGCGGCGGCTTCTTCAACATGAACTCGGCGCACCCGTTCGAGAACTCGACGCCGCTCAACAACTTCGTCGAGATGTGGGCCATCCTCGTGATCCCCTTCGCCTACGCCTTCACCTTCGGCAAGATGGTGAAGGACAAGCGCCAGGGCATCGCGGTGTTCGCCATCATGTTCGTCGTCTGGTTCGTGATGGCTGTCGGTGCCCAGGTGTTCGAGGGCAACGGCAACCCGAACATCGACAAGGCGGGCGCGACACAAGCGGTCACCGCGCTGCAAGCCGGCGGCAACATGGAGGGCAAAGAAATCCGCTTCGGCCCGGCAGCCTCAGGGCTGTGGGCGGCGTCGACCACCGGGACGTCCAACGGGTCGGTCAACTCGATGCACGACTCGTTCACGCCCCTGGGCGGCGCCGTGCCGTTGAGCCACATGATGCTGGGCGAGATCAGCCCCGGCGGCGTCGGCGTCGGCCTGTCGGGCCTGCTGATCATGGCGATCCTGTCGGTGTTCATCGCCGGGCTCATGGTCGGGCGAACACCGGAATACCTCGGCAAGAAGATCCAGGCCGCGGAGATGAAGATCGTGGCGCTGTACATCCTCGCCATGCCCGCCGCCGTGCTTATCGGCGCCGGCGCGTCGATGTACATCAAGGACGTCCTGCACACCACGATCTGGAACTCGGGCGCCCACGGCCTGAGCGAGATTCTCTACGCCTTCACCTCGGCGGGCAACAACAACGGCTCGGCCTTCGCCGGCATCACCGCGGCGACACCGTGGATGGACACCGCCCTCGGCCTCGCCATGCTCGTCGGCCGCTTCCTCCTCGCCCTACCCGTGCTCGCGCTGGCAGGAGCGCTCGCCCGCAAGCGGGTGATGCCTGCGACCGAAGGCACCTTCCCGACGCACACCCCGTTGTTCGTCGGCCTTGTCATCGGTGTGGTCGTCATCGTCGGCGGCCTCACCTTCTTCCCGGCTCTGGCGCTCGGCCCCATCGTCGAGCACCTGCATCTTTAGGAGATCGCGTTGGCAACCCTTACCCCTGTTGCTCCCGAGCAACCCGAAGCGCGCAAGCGTGAGGCGCGACCGCTCTTCGAGCCGGCCATCGTGCGTCAGGCAACCGTCGACAGCTTCAAGAAGCTCGACCCGCGCGTGCAGGCCCGCAACCCCGTCATGTTCGTGGTGCTCGTCGGCAGCGTGCTCACGACGCTCGTCTTCTTCCGTGACTATCAGACCGCCGGTGGCAAGCAGAATCTCTTCACCGGGCTCGTCACCTTGTGGCTGTGGTTCACGGTCCTCTTCGCCAACTTCGCCGAAGCCATGGCCGAAGGCCGCGGCAAGGCGCAGGCGGCGACGCTGCGCAAGACGCGCTCCGAAACCATGGCGAATGTGCGCCGCGACGGCCAGATCGTCGAGGTGCCGTCGTCGCAGCTGACCGTCGACGACATCTGCGTCGTGAGCGCGGGCGAGATCATCCCGTCCGACGGCGAGATCATCGAAGGCATCGCGTCGGTCGACGAGTCGGCTATCACCGGCGAGTCGGCGCCCGTCATTCGCGAAGCCGGCGGCGACCGCTCTGCGGTCACCGGCGGTACCCGCGTGCTGTCGGACCAGATCGTCGTGCGCATCACCGCCCGCGCCGGTGAGACGTTCCTCGATCGCATGATCTCGCTGGTCGAAGGCGCCAACCGCCAGAAGACACCGAACGAGATCGCGCTCAACACCCTGCTGGCGGTGCTCACCGTCATCTTCTTGTTGGCCACCGTCACCCTGCAACCGTTCGCCCACTACTCGGGCGCGGATCAGAAGGTGGTGGTGCTGGTCGCGCTGTTGGTGTGCCTCATCCCCACCACCATCGGGGCGCTCCTCAGCGCGATCGGCATCGCCGGCATGGACCGGCTGGTGCAGCACAACGTGCTTGCTATGTCGGGCCGCGCCGTGGAAGCCGCCGGTGACTGCTCGACGCTCCTGCTCGACAAGACCGGCACCATCACGCTCGGCAACCGCCAGGCGTCGGACTTCCTGCCGCTTACCGGCGTGACCGAGGAACGGCTGGCCTCGGCGGCGCAACTGGCGAGCCTGGCCGACGAAACCCCCGAAGGGCGCTCGATCGTCGTCCTCGCCAAGGACAAGTTCAACCTGCGTGAGCGGGCCGTCCACGATGCCGAGCTGATCCCCTTCACTGCACAAACCCGCATGTCAGGCCTCGACCTGCCTGACGGCACCTCGGTGCGCAAGGGCGCGGCTGAGTCGGTCAAGCGCTACATCGTCGAGCAGAAGGGCAAGATCCCGGAGGGTCTCGACTCGATCGTCGAAGGCGTCGCCACCGCCGGCGGCACGCCGCTCGTCGTCACCGAGGGCAAGGAAATCCTCGGCGTCATCCACCTCAAGGACATCGTCAAAGAGGGCATCAGCCAGCGCTTTGACCAGCTGCGCTCCATGGGCATCCGCACGGTGATGATCACCGGCGACAACCCGCTCACGGCGCGGGCCATCGCGTCCGAAGCCGGCGTCGACGACTTCCTCGCCGAAGCCACCCCCGAAGACAAGATGGACCTGATCAAGCGCGAGCAGGCCGGCGGCCGCCTCGTCGCCATGACCGGTGACGGCACCAACGACGCGCCCGCGCTCGCGCAGGCCGACGTTGGCGTGGCGATGAACACCGGCACGCAGGCCGCCAAAGAGGCCGGCAACATGGTCGACCTCGACTCGAACCCGACGAAGCTGATCGAGGTCGTCGAGATCGGCAAGCAGCTGCTCATCACCCGCGGCGCGCTTACGACGTTCTCGATTGCGAACGACGTCGCCAAGTACTTCGCCATCATCCCGGCGATGTTCTCCGGCGTCATCCCCGTGCTCAACCGGTTGAACGTCATGCACCTGCAGACGCCGCGCTCGGCGATCCTGTCGGCGGTCATCTTCAACGCCATCATCATCATCTTGTTGATCCCGCTGTCGCTGCGGGGCGTGAAGTTCCGCGCCGAGAGCGCCGTGGCCATGCTGCGACGCAACCTCATGATCTACGGCCTCGGCGGGATCGTCGCCCCGTTCATCGGCATCAAGCTCGTCGACATGCTCATCACCGCCCTAGGAGTGAAGTAGATGCGTCGCCAACTCTTGCCCGCGCTGGGAATGCTGATCGTGTTCACGATCATCACCGGCGGGCTCTATCCCCTGCTCGTCACCGGCGTCGCCCAGGCGGCGTTCAAGGACAAGGCCAACGGCTCGCTCGTGAAGGTCAACGGCCACGTCGTCGGTTCGAAATGGATCGGCCAGCCCTTCAGCGCACCGAAGTACTTCCACCCGCGGCCGGCGGCCGACGGCTACGTGCCCGGCGCCCAAGGCGGCGGCACAGCTTCGTACGGTTCGAACTTCGGGCCACTCGAGCCGCGCCTGGTCGGGTTCGTGCCGGGCGTGAACACGGTGACGCTGACGGGCAAGCCTTCGAAGACGAATCCGTTCGCGACCGCCGACGATCCCTTCTGCGTTCCGACCGACACCGACGGCAACGCGATCTTCGCAC contains these protein-coding regions:
- the kdpF gene encoding K(+)-transporting ATPase subunit F; this encodes MIAVQSLTVDNIIGLVIALVLVVYLIVALIIPEKF
- a CDS encoding acyltransferase, whose protein sequence is MGPNDRTAKKFAAFGDGSALVFPPGAIFGERFIRIGTDTLIGPHVTMSAGLYGEDLGPKLDGKDWALRFGDRCSIGRGSFFVSRVGIDVGDDITMAPNVYVTDHNHRFDDP
- the kdpA gene encoding potassium-transporting ATPase subunit KdpA encodes the protein MSGASWLQFIVFIAVLVATAVPLGLYMAKVYGDDEKAPLDRVFHPIEKVIYRVCRVDETREQRWTVYTYSFLAFSVFSWAIVYALERLQGHLPLNPVGIPGVVPHLAFNTAVSFMTNTNWQSYAGEATMSHLTQMVGLSVQNFVSAAAGMATLAALIRGLSRRRASTIGNFWVDLVRSTVRILIPLSFVVAVFFVSQGVIQNFHGFTTAHTVQGAHQQLIPGGPAASQVAIKQLGTNGGGFFNMNSAHPFENSTPLNNFVEMWAILVIPFAYAFTFGKMVKDKRQGIAVFAIMFVVWFVMAVGAQVFEGNGNPNIDKAGATQAVTALQAGGNMEGKEIRFGPAASGLWAASTTGTSNGSVNSMHDSFTPLGGAVPLSHMMLGEISPGGVGVGLSGLLIMAILSVFIAGLMVGRTPEYLGKKIQAAEMKIVALYILAMPAAVLIGAGASMYIKDVLHTTIWNSGAHGLSEILYAFTSAGNNNGSAFAGITAATPWMDTALGLAMLVGRFLLALPVLALAGALARKRVMPATEGTFPTHTPLFVGLVIGVVVIVGGLTFFPALALGPIVEHLHL
- a CDS encoding potassium-transporting ATPase subunit C, translating into MRRQLLPALGMLIVFTIITGGLYPLLVTGVAQAAFKDKANGSLVKVNGHVVGSKWIGQPFSAPKYFHPRPAADGYVPGAQGGGTASYGSNFGPLEPRLVGFVPGVNTVTLTGKPSKTNPFATADDPFCVPTDTDGNAIFAPSGGEKYAKNKDGSYVCSTDTIPERVTAYRAENNLDASVDVPVDAVTASGSGLDPEISVANARLQAPRVATERGMAVADVLKLVKKYTQGRGLGFLGERGVNVLQLNIALDKA
- the kdpB gene encoding potassium-transporting ATPase subunit KdpB translates to MATLTPVAPEQPEARKREARPLFEPAIVRQATVDSFKKLDPRVQARNPVMFVVLVGSVLTTLVFFRDYQTAGGKQNLFTGLVTLWLWFTVLFANFAEAMAEGRGKAQAATLRKTRSETMANVRRDGQIVEVPSSQLTVDDICVVSAGEIIPSDGEIIEGIASVDESAITGESAPVIREAGGDRSAVTGGTRVLSDQIVVRITARAGETFLDRMISLVEGANRQKTPNEIALNTLLAVLTVIFLLATVTLQPFAHYSGADQKVVVLVALLVCLIPTTIGALLSAIGIAGMDRLVQHNVLAMSGRAVEAAGDCSTLLLDKTGTITLGNRQASDFLPLTGVTEERLASAAQLASLADETPEGRSIVVLAKDKFNLRERAVHDAELIPFTAQTRMSGLDLPDGTSVRKGAAESVKRYIVEQKGKIPEGLDSIVEGVATAGGTPLVVTEGKEILGVIHLKDIVKEGISQRFDQLRSMGIRTVMITGDNPLTARAIASEAGVDDFLAEATPEDKMDLIKREQAGGRLVAMTGDGTNDAPALAQADVGVAMNTGTQAAKEAGNMVDLDSNPTKLIEVVEIGKQLLITRGALTTFSIANDVAKYFAIIPAMFSGVIPVLNRLNVMHLQTPRSAILSAVIFNAIIIILLIPLSLRGVKFRAESAVAMLRRNLMIYGLGGIVAPFIGIKLVDMLITALGVK
- a CDS encoding putative quinol monooxygenase, which produces MIVVSGVLKMNPDKHDEFAEAALKMAAASNAEEGVVAYGFYADPGERGTFRVFEEYVDADALTSHFTSPHMAEFMGALGGCGITESSIHKYDVIEKSNLM
- a CDS encoding potassium transporter Trk, whose product is MADVVFILVTAVFFGLCVAYVRGLDRLVRTSEEGEAAMEATQ
- a CDS encoding DUF4118 domain-containing protein; this translates as MRTSDSILGVAAGALATFVLSVALVGLRGELAPEIIVLLLALMVVVVGRMTDRVASTLSAFVAATSFDFFFTKPYLTLRIANAKDIEATIVLLAVAAVAGGTTARTRREKRIALSHDMDVDAIRRVLDVAGERSVEDVELAVRAELLKLLDLSDCSFTTAPVAVPELGATGGLPHTSRLVHRREGFQLPQSGVAIPVTAAGERVGALVCTPIPDVGVDLPRRRTAVALAHILGLAIVAGAGSSPSRKASNG